From one Microbulbifer sp. A4B17 genomic stretch:
- the dapC gene encoding succinyldiaminopimelate transaminase: MNPNLEQLQPYPFTKLQALKEGLQAADKPHIALSIGEPKHAPPEFVSAELVRHLDKLAAYPLTKGIEPLRQAIANWLSQRFQLSNVSADSQVLPVNGTREALFAFAQATVSAGSKVLMPNPFYQIYEGAALLAGAQPHFINCVAENQFKPDFTSVPESVWQQCELLYLCSPGNPTGALLEAEDFKQLIEKADRYDFTIASDECYSELYFDESSPPVGLLQACEEMGRTDFRRCVVFHSLSKRSNLPGLRSGFVAGDADLLQKFLLYRTYHGCAMPLPNQYASIAAWQDEEHVRQNRALYSEKFSSVLEILDGCLEVQQPQASFYLWPKVGDGERFARELYEAQNITVLPGAFLARDSIGLNPGREYVRLALVATLQECIDAAHRIKAFCR, encoded by the coding sequence ATGAACCCAAATCTGGAACAGCTGCAGCCCTATCCATTTACCAAGCTGCAAGCCCTGAAAGAGGGCCTCCAAGCGGCGGACAAGCCGCATATTGCACTGTCCATCGGTGAGCCCAAGCATGCGCCACCGGAGTTTGTCAGTGCAGAGCTTGTTCGACACCTGGACAAGCTTGCCGCCTACCCACTGACCAAGGGAATAGAGCCCCTGCGGCAGGCGATCGCCAATTGGCTGAGCCAGCGTTTTCAGCTATCCAATGTGAGCGCAGATAGCCAGGTGCTGCCGGTGAACGGGACCCGGGAAGCACTTTTTGCATTCGCCCAGGCGACCGTTTCCGCAGGCAGCAAAGTCCTGATGCCCAATCCCTTCTACCAGATCTATGAGGGCGCGGCCCTTCTCGCCGGGGCGCAGCCGCACTTTATTAACTGTGTAGCAGAAAACCAATTCAAACCAGATTTCACCTCGGTGCCGGAATCGGTTTGGCAGCAATGCGAATTGCTTTACCTCTGCTCTCCCGGCAACCCCACCGGCGCTCTTCTCGAAGCTGAAGATTTTAAACAGCTGATAGAGAAGGCAGACCGCTACGATTTCACCATCGCCTCCGATGAATGTTATTCGGAGCTGTATTTTGACGAGTCATCACCGCCGGTAGGATTATTACAGGCCTGCGAGGAAATGGGGCGAACAGACTTTCGCCGCTGTGTAGTATTCCACAGCCTATCAAAGCGCTCGAACTTACCCGGGCTTCGCTCGGGCTTCGTCGCCGGTGATGCCGATCTGCTGCAAAAGTTTTTGCTCTATCGAACTTACCACGGCTGCGCCATGCCGCTGCCCAATCAATATGCTTCGATCGCAGCCTGGCAGGATGAGGAACACGTCCGCCAGAATCGCGCGCTTTACAGTGAAAAGTTTTCTTCAGTTCTCGAAATTCTCGACGGCTGCCTAGAGGTACAACAGCCACAGGCAAGCTTTTATCTATGGCCCAAGGTCGGGGATGGTGAGCGTTTTGCCAGGGAACTCTATGAGGCGCAAAATATCACGGTACTTCCCGGTGCATTTCTCGCCCGCGATAGCATCGGCTTGAACCCCGGTCGCGAGTATGTGCGTCTGGCACTGGTAGCGACACTGCAAGAGTGCATCGACGCAGCGCACCGTATAAAGGCATTTTGCAGGTAA
- the nth gene encoding endonuclease III, producing the protein MAVKNLLKQERVTYILQRLEELYPETPVPLDHKDSYTLLVAVLLSAQCTDERVNQITPALWQLADNPTDMAQVPVEEIQKVIRPCGLSPQKSKAISKLSQILINEYHGEVPENMAALETLPGVGHKTASVVMSQAFGHPAFPVDTHIHRLAQRWGLTNGKNVTQTEKDLKRLFPRDKWNKLHLQIIFYGREFCSARGCDGTVCEICTTCYPNRKNPKKTQKA; encoded by the coding sequence ATGGCAGTAAAAAATCTACTCAAACAAGAGCGCGTCACTTATATTTTGCAGCGCCTGGAGGAACTCTACCCGGAAACTCCCGTTCCTCTCGATCACAAAGACTCCTATACCCTGTTGGTTGCGGTACTCCTATCCGCTCAGTGCACCGATGAGCGTGTCAACCAGATAACCCCTGCGCTCTGGCAGCTGGCAGACAACCCCACGGATATGGCGCAGGTCCCGGTAGAAGAGATCCAAAAAGTCATTCGCCCCTGTGGCCTCTCCCCGCAAAAATCCAAAGCCATCAGCAAGCTCTCGCAGATCCTGATCAACGAATACCACGGCGAAGTGCCCGAGAATATGGCCGCGCTGGAGACCCTGCCCGGGGTCGGACACAAGACGGCGAGCGTGGTTATGTCACAGGCTTTTGGGCACCCGGCGTTTCCCGTCGATACCCACATTCACAGATTGGCCCAGCGCTGGGGCCTAACGAATGGCAAAAATGTCACCCAGACGGAAAAAGACCTGAAGCGGCTGTTCCCAAGAGACAAGTGGAATAAATTGCACCTGCAGATTATTTTCTACGGTCGCGAGTTCTGCTCTGCGCGGGGCTGCGATGGCACCGTCTGTGAAATCTGCACAACCTGCTACCCCAACCGTAAAAACCCCAAGAAAACCCAAAAGGCGTAA
- a CDS encoding ArsC family reductase: protein MITLYGIKNCDTVKKARKWLEKNGVDYRFHDFRVDGMEDVPLQAWLDKFGWQEVLNRRSTSWRELSDEQKNEMDNALALDLASATPTLIKRPVTTTSKETLFGFKEATFEQLQS, encoded by the coding sequence GTGATTACTCTGTACGGCATTAAAAACTGTGACACCGTAAAAAAAGCCCGTAAATGGCTGGAGAAAAATGGAGTCGATTATCGCTTTCACGATTTTCGCGTAGACGGCATGGAAGATGTCCCCCTACAAGCATGGCTGGATAAATTTGGCTGGCAAGAGGTCCTAAATCGCCGCTCAACGAGCTGGCGTGAACTGAGCGATGAACAGAAAAACGAAATGGACAATGCACTCGCTTTAGATCTGGCCAGTGCAACCCCTACCTTAATCAAACGCCCGGTCACCACCACCTCAAAGGAAACCCTTTTCGGTTTTAAAGAGGCGACCTTCGAACAACTGCAAAGCTAG
- the dapD gene encoding 2,3,4,5-tetrahydropyridine-2,6-dicarboxylate N-succinyltransferase: MSNIYSIGFGVGTCNSKGDWLEVYYPKPLFKPSAEIANAVTKTLGVAEGNHSLPLDSTQLQKLADALHSAGAADQAEILQQFANSQRPLAVVILATDEAPQSVPEAYLKLHLLSHRLVKPHETKLDGIFGKLVNVAWTNQGAIDLEELPQRQLDARLKGEYLDVSCVDKFPKMTNYVVPAGVRIAHTARVRLGAYLGEGTTIMHEGFVNFNAGTEGPGMIEGRISAGVFVGAGSDLGGSSSTMGTLSGGGNIVISVGDNCLLGANAGIGIPLGDRCTVEAGLYITAGTKIALLDDSGKLVEYIKARDLAGKSDLLFRRNSTNGAVECLTNKSAIELNEALHSN; encoded by the coding sequence ATGAGCAATATTTACAGCATCGGTTTTGGTGTCGGCACCTGTAACAGCAAGGGCGACTGGCTGGAAGTTTACTACCCCAAACCCCTGTTTAAACCCAGCGCAGAAATCGCTAACGCAGTTACTAAAACTCTCGGCGTGGCAGAGGGAAATCACAGCCTGCCTCTGGACTCCACCCAGCTACAGAAATTAGCCGATGCTCTTCACAGTGCAGGCGCCGCTGACCAGGCGGAAATCCTGCAGCAGTTCGCCAATTCCCAAAGACCTCTCGCAGTAGTTATTTTGGCTACTGACGAAGCCCCGCAGTCAGTGCCCGAGGCCTACCTGAAGCTACATCTTCTCTCCCACCGCCTGGTAAAACCCCACGAGACCAAACTCGACGGTATTTTTGGCAAGCTGGTTAATGTCGCCTGGACCAATCAGGGAGCCATTGATCTTGAGGAATTACCGCAGCGACAACTGGATGCAAGACTCAAAGGTGAGTACCTGGATGTCTCCTGCGTGGATAAATTCCCCAAGATGACCAATTACGTAGTACCAGCTGGAGTTCGTATCGCCCACACCGCTCGAGTGCGCCTGGGCGCATACCTGGGGGAAGGCACCACTATCATGCACGAGGGCTTTGTTAACTTTAATGCTGGCACCGAAGGACCCGGCATGATTGAAGGCCGTATTTCCGCCGGGGTATTTGTCGGCGCCGGTTCTGATCTCGGTGGCAGCAGTTCTACCATGGGTACACTTTCCGGTGGCGGAAATATCGTTATCTCGGTAGGCGACAACTGCCTGCTCGGCGCTAATGCCGGTATCGGCATTCCCCTTGGCGACCGCTGCACTGTCGAGGCTGGGCTCTACATTACAGCTGGAACTAAAATCGCCCTGCTGGATGACAGCGGCAAGCTGGTAGAGTACATCAAGGCCAGAGATCTGGCCGGAAAATCCGATTTACTTTTCCGCCGCAACTCCACTAATGGTGCAGTGGAATGTCTCACCAACAAGAGTGCTATCGAGCTCAATGAAGCTCTACACAGCAATTAA
- the dapE gene encoding succinyl-diaminopimelate desuccinylase, with the protein MTPTLQLAFDLIRRRSVTPEDAGCMDLMIQRLEKIGFQVTKLRRGDTDNFWAVRDGSSEGSLLAFAGHTDVVPTGPEENWSCPPFEPEIRDGFLYGRGAADMKGSLAAMVVACEEFVAAHPDHSGRIAFLITSDEEGPATNGTVKVVEWLEEQGEKIDCCIVGEPSSSERVGDIIKNGRRGSLGLELKVLGTQGHVAYPHLAENPIHTLAPALAELAAEEWDQGNEFFPATSFQVSNINGGTGATNVIPGEVDLVCNWRFSTELTAEDLETRARAILDKYNLKYEANFKLSGLPFLTAEGPLVQATQQAILTITGEKTELSTAGGTSDGRFIAPTGAQVVELGPVNATIHKVDERVEADHLDILKDIYREVLKELLT; encoded by the coding sequence GTGACTCCCACTCTCCAACTCGCTTTCGACCTGATTCGCCGCCGCTCTGTCACCCCCGAAGATGCGGGGTGTATGGACCTTATGATCCAGCGCCTGGAAAAAATAGGATTCCAGGTAACAAAATTGCGCAGAGGTGACACCGATAATTTTTGGGCTGTGCGCGATGGCTCTAGTGAAGGCTCCCTACTCGCCTTTGCCGGACACACCGATGTCGTACCCACAGGCCCAGAAGAAAACTGGAGCTGCCCCCCCTTCGAGCCTGAAATTCGCGACGGTTTTCTATATGGCCGTGGTGCGGCGGATATGAAGGGTTCCCTGGCAGCCATGGTGGTTGCCTGTGAGGAGTTCGTTGCGGCACACCCAGACCACAGCGGGCGTATAGCATTTCTAATCACCAGCGACGAAGAGGGCCCGGCAACAAACGGCACCGTTAAGGTTGTCGAGTGGCTCGAAGAGCAGGGGGAAAAGATTGACTGCTGTATCGTCGGCGAACCATCCAGTAGTGAACGGGTTGGCGATATCATCAAAAATGGGCGCAGGGGCTCGCTCGGCCTGGAACTAAAAGTTCTCGGCACCCAGGGCCATGTGGCCTACCCTCACCTGGCCGAGAATCCGATACATACCCTGGCCCCTGCTCTCGCTGAACTCGCTGCCGAGGAGTGGGACCAGGGGAATGAATTCTTCCCCGCAACCAGCTTCCAGGTTTCCAATATCAATGGCGGCACCGGTGCAACCAATGTTATTCCCGGCGAAGTAGACCTGGTGTGCAACTGGCGCTTTTCCACTGAATTAACCGCCGAAGACCTGGAGACCCGGGCGCGGGCAATTCTGGACAAATACAACCTCAAATACGAGGCGAACTTTAAATTATCCGGACTGCCCTTTCTCACCGCTGAGGGCCCCCTGGTTCAGGCAACTCAGCAGGCAATTCTCACAATCACTGGAGAAAAAACGGAGCTATCAACCGCTGGCGGCACTTCCGATGGCCGTTTTATTGCCCCTACCGGAGCCCAGGTCGTAGAACTGGGACCGGTAAATGCCACTATTCATAAAGTGGACGAAAGGGTTGAGGCCGACCACTTGGATATCCTCAAAGATATTTATCGGGAAGTCTTAAAAGAGCTACTCACTTAA
- a CDS encoding cupin domain-containing protein → MKSVIKLDPHNPSGEGLESWAVIPPSFLTGPTPIQRGYKAFERNGLCTGTWDCSGGSSTGLNPYPFFEFMLLIEGHVGIIDETGHKEVISAGEPFFLPQGLNCAWDMPVYYRKYFINLFNDEYPAETDPSKLRVVRPLPNISEGDCRETSLSALEPHQARHLAYESGDGRIQVGTLMSGPCRCDITDFSRSELICMLEGAVRVTTSNGEETFHAGDSFFVPLNAPVGWHADKPFRAFFCAVWP, encoded by the coding sequence ATGAAAAGCGTAATCAAGTTGGACCCGCACAACCCAAGTGGCGAAGGCCTTGAGTCCTGGGCTGTCATCCCTCCCTCTTTTCTTACCGGCCCGACACCTATCCAGCGAGGGTATAAAGCCTTTGAGCGCAACGGCCTCTGCACTGGGACCTGGGATTGCTCTGGCGGAAGCAGCACAGGGCTCAATCCCTATCCATTCTTTGAGTTCATGCTTCTGATCGAGGGCCACGTCGGCATTATCGACGAAACAGGACATAAAGAAGTTATCTCTGCTGGAGAGCCGTTTTTCCTCCCGCAAGGCCTTAATTGCGCATGGGACATGCCGGTATATTACCGCAAGTACTTTATCAACCTATTCAATGATGAGTATCCTGCAGAGACTGATCCGTCTAAGCTGAGAGTCGTGCGCCCGCTTCCAAACATTTCAGAAGGTGACTGCAGAGAGACCAGCCTCAGCGCCCTAGAGCCACACCAAGCCAGACACCTGGCATACGAGTCTGGCGATGGCAGGATCCAGGTCGGCACATTGATGTCTGGCCCTTGTCGTTGCGATATCACAGATTTCAGTCGGAGCGAACTGATATGTATGCTGGAGGGGGCGGTACGGGTCACAACGTCAAACGGTGAGGAGACCTTCCACGCCGGTGACAGCTTCTTCGTACCGTTGAATGCCCCAGTCGGGTGGCACGCCGACAAACCTTTTCGCGCATTCTTTTGCGCAGTCTGGCCCTGA
- a CDS encoding SDR family oxidoreductase, translated as MTVLIFGGSGNVGRALIPILYASGAKIRVATRSTAYAASLPDDIDTVIADMDDPSTLRPAFKGVESVFLLIANSPKETQQGLSTLAIAAESPPRHIVYLSSDLAVRAPMIPHAGGKFAIETALRASGIAHTILRPTYFAQNDLVQKDVITAGAYATPLGAHPVARIDTRDVALAAATALLDIRAKNEVFLLSSLDAPNGNETAALWSIALGRAVIYPDLTPEDFANSIETMVPPWLNFDLLIMHRWFKTNGHPVNQEDLEAQAALLPQGPRSYRSFVEETANIWQSETQSR; from the coding sequence ATGACTGTCCTCATCTTTGGTGGCTCAGGAAACGTCGGCCGGGCCCTCATTCCGATCTTGTATGCGAGTGGAGCAAAGATCCGGGTTGCCACACGATCGACTGCCTATGCCGCAAGTCTCCCCGATGATATTGATACAGTCATTGCCGATATGGACGATCCTTCCACCCTGAGGCCCGCATTTAAGGGGGTTGAGAGTGTCTTTCTGCTCATCGCAAATAGCCCCAAGGAGACCCAGCAAGGCCTGTCCACGCTGGCGATTGCCGCTGAATCACCCCCCAGGCACATCGTTTATCTATCGAGCGATCTTGCAGTTCGCGCACCGATGATCCCTCATGCGGGTGGAAAATTCGCCATTGAAACAGCGCTGCGAGCAAGCGGGATCGCGCATACGATACTGCGGCCCACCTACTTCGCTCAGAATGATCTTGTTCAGAAGGATGTGATCACTGCAGGTGCTTATGCAACGCCGTTGGGGGCCCACCCGGTTGCACGCATCGATACCCGTGATGTTGCGCTCGCAGCAGCTACAGCACTCTTAGACATAAGGGCGAAGAACGAAGTATTTCTTTTGTCGAGTTTGGATGCCCCTAACGGCAATGAAACCGCTGCACTCTGGTCCATAGCACTTGGTCGCGCCGTCATCTACCCTGACCTAACGCCGGAAGACTTTGCCAACAGCATCGAAACCATGGTGCCTCCATGGCTGAATTTCGATCTTCTGATCATGCATCGCTGGTTCAAAACAAACGGCCATCCAGTCAATCAGGAAGATCTCGAGGCTCAGGCCGCACTTTTACCACAGGGTCCGCGAAGCTATCGGAGTTTCGTAGAAGAAACGGCCAATATATGGCAGAGTGAAACCCAAAGCCGCTAA
- a CDS encoding S9 family peptidase encodes MDRFIKFIAAAVIASPAFSAHANTNEHSPNFSYEDIFDLEYASDPQFGTNDKNIYYVRNSLNKMADTTRANLWYISDDGKDHRPLTSGDFHDHSPLLSPDGKTIAFISDRSGKPQIHLLWLDNGKSEQISHLPKAPSNIQWSHDGEHIAFTMFVPESKPLPVELPTPPEGAEWEEPPQFIDKGLYRIEGQGYLEQGNSQVFMISREGGTPRQLTSGDYEHNSQLSWDKNNKAIYFSANRHPNHEIEMLDSEIYKVNIDDGNIEQITERFGPDLQPQISPDGRKLAYIGYEDQRFSYHQNTLRVIDLTSGKNQLIKTASDRSVSDFQWFADSKRIAYSYDDHGSTKIAIKKIGGKETLIADDAGGLTLGAPYSFSDFAVSKRGNVVYTQTTPQIPAELAISRGGKIKTLTAINNDLIPLRNMAHVEEINYKSSFDGRNIQGWIAYPPNFDPQNKYPLLLEIHGGPLANYGPRFSAEMQLFAAAGYVVLYTNPRGSTSYGNEFANLIHHNFPSQDYDDLMAGVDAVIAQGYIDEEQLFVTGGSAGGTLTAWIIGKTERFRAAVVVAPVINWESFVLTADYSKLFTRYWFSGMPWETPEEYRRRSPLTYIGNITTPTMLLTGENDYRTPISETEQFYQALKLNDVEAAMVRLPNTSHNFSDRPSKRISKVASTLYWFDQHKPNRENESEDLATN; translated from the coding sequence ATGGATAGGTTTATAAAGTTTATCGCTGCGGCAGTTATTGCAAGCCCGGCATTTTCCGCCCACGCAAATACAAATGAACATTCACCCAATTTTAGCTACGAGGATATCTTCGACCTGGAGTACGCCAGCGACCCACAGTTTGGCACTAACGATAAAAACATTTATTACGTGCGCAACTCCCTGAACAAAATGGCAGATACCACAAGGGCAAACCTCTGGTATATCAGCGATGATGGCAAAGATCACCGCCCCTTAACTTCGGGAGATTTTCACGACCACTCCCCACTTCTATCTCCAGATGGAAAAACTATTGCCTTTATCAGCGACAGGAGTGGAAAGCCCCAGATACATTTATTGTGGTTGGACAACGGTAAAAGCGAGCAAATTTCCCACCTACCCAAAGCTCCATCAAATATCCAGTGGTCTCACGATGGCGAGCATATTGCCTTCACCATGTTCGTACCCGAAAGCAAACCACTGCCAGTAGAGCTTCCCACACCACCAGAGGGGGCCGAGTGGGAGGAACCACCCCAGTTTATCGACAAGGGCTTATATCGCATTGAGGGCCAGGGATATTTAGAACAGGGCAATTCACAGGTTTTCATGATTTCCCGTGAAGGAGGCACTCCACGCCAACTCACCAGTGGGGACTACGAGCACAACAGCCAACTCAGCTGGGACAAAAATAATAAAGCCATTTACTTTTCAGCAAATCGCCACCCAAATCATGAAATTGAAATGCTGGATTCAGAAATTTACAAAGTAAATATCGACGATGGGAACATTGAACAAATAACCGAAAGATTTGGCCCCGACCTTCAGCCTCAAATCTCACCCGACGGAAGAAAGCTGGCTTATATAGGCTATGAAGACCAGCGGTTTTCCTATCACCAAAACACTTTGCGAGTGATCGACCTCACTAGTGGAAAAAACCAGCTAATAAAAACTGCCAGTGATCGTAGCGTTTCCGATTTTCAATGGTTCGCCGACAGCAAGCGTATTGCTTACAGTTATGACGATCATGGCTCAACCAAAATTGCCATTAAGAAAATTGGCGGAAAGGAAACCTTGATAGCGGATGACGCCGGTGGACTGACATTAGGCGCGCCCTATAGTTTTTCAGATTTTGCTGTCTCTAAACGCGGGAACGTTGTTTATACACAAACCACACCTCAGATTCCCGCAGAACTTGCAATTTCCCGTGGCGGCAAGATAAAAACTCTTACGGCGATCAACAATGATTTGATACCGCTACGCAATATGGCCCATGTGGAAGAGATAAACTATAAATCCAGCTTCGATGGTCGCAATATCCAGGGCTGGATAGCCTACCCCCCAAATTTCGACCCCCAAAATAAATACCCTCTGTTACTTGAGATTCACGGCGGCCCACTAGCCAACTACGGCCCGCGTTTTTCTGCCGAAATGCAACTATTTGCCGCCGCAGGCTATGTCGTGCTCTACACCAACCCTCGCGGCTCTACCAGCTACGGCAACGAGTTTGCCAACTTGATCCATCACAACTTCCCAAGCCAGGATTACGATGACCTAATGGCAGGTGTCGATGCGGTCATCGCCCAAGGCTATATTGATGAGGAGCAATTATTTGTTACCGGCGGAAGTGCCGGCGGCACACTGACAGCCTGGATTATCGGCAAAACTGAACGATTCAGGGCCGCGGTAGTTGTCGCACCTGTAATCAATTGGGAGAGCTTTGTTCTAACTGCCGATTACTCCAAATTATTTACTCGCTACTGGTTTTCCGGGATGCCTTGGGAGACCCCCGAGGAGTATCGACGCCGCTCTCCACTCACATATATTGGCAATATCACTACACCGACCATGCTATTGACTGGCGAAAACGATTATCGCACCCCGATATCCGAGACCGAGCAGTTTTACCAAGCACTAAAGTTAAACGATGTAGAGGCGGCTATGGTACGCCTCCCCAATACATCCCATAACTTCTCTGACAGACCCAGTAAGAGAATCTCTAAAGTAGCCTCGACCCTCTACTGGTTTGATCAACACAAACCCAATAGAGAAAATGAAAGCGAGGACTTGGCAACCAACTAA
- a CDS encoding S9 family peptidase, which yields MNRLIKIVAAMFIASPALADNQLPNFSYEDVFNLEYASSPQFSSDGKSIYYVRNSMNKMKDGKRANLWRIGTDGKDHRPLTSGDYSDYSPQLSPDGKTIAFISTRSGSPQIHLLWLDNGQNLQITHLPKSPSNIQWSRDGKQIAFTMFVPESKPLPVQLPSAPEGAEWAKPPQFIDSSIYRSDGMGYLKQGHVQVFVIPREGGTPRQLTEGEYDHHSSLAWSKNNDAIYFSANRHPDHEIELMNSEIYKVSLKNGNIEQITERYGPDHHPQMSPDGTKLAYLGFEDQKLGYQQHTLRVLDLNSGKSRKIKTAKDRSISNFHWLGDSKRIAYSYDDHGSTKIAIKKIGSSETLMASDAGGLSLGRPYSGANFAVSKRGDIAYTQTTPQNPAELALARNGKTQALTELNGDLMPLREMANIEEINYKSSFDGRDVQGWVAYPPNFDPEKKYPLLLEIHGGPFSNYGPRFAAEVQLFAAAGYVVLYTNPRGSTSYGHEFANLIHHNYPSQDYDDLISGVDAVISQGYIDEEQLFVTGGSGGGTLTAWIIGKTDRFRAAVVAKPVINWESFVLTADYSRFFTSYWFSGMPWEKPEEYRRRSPLTYVGNVTTPTMLLTGEEDYRTPMSETEQFYQALKLNDVDAAMVRIPGASHSIAARPSQLVAKVASILYWFDQHKPDRENESEYIVSN from the coding sequence ATGAACCGGCTAATAAAAATTGTCGCAGCGATGTTTATCGCCAGCCCTGCGCTCGCTGATAACCAACTACCCAATTTTAGTTACGAGGATGTATTTAATCTCGAATACGCGAGTAGCCCTCAGTTCAGCAGTGACGGGAAAAGTATTTATTACGTCCGCAACTCAATGAACAAAATGAAAGACGGCAAGCGCGCGAACCTTTGGCGTATCGGTACCGATGGCAAAGATCACCGCCCTCTGACCTCTGGAGACTACTCCGATTACTCCCCACAGCTATCCCCCGACGGGAAGACCATCGCTTTTATCAGCACCCGCAGTGGCAGCCCACAGATCCACCTGCTGTGGTTAGATAATGGCCAGAATCTGCAGATTACTCACCTGCCAAAATCCCCCTCCAATATCCAGTGGTCACGGGATGGTAAGCAAATAGCTTTCACCATGTTTGTACCGGAAAGCAAACCTCTGCCAGTACAGCTCCCCAGCGCGCCGGAAGGCGCAGAGTGGGCTAAGCCACCACAGTTTATCGACAGCAGCATTTATCGTTCAGATGGCATGGGCTATTTAAAGCAGGGACATGTACAGGTTTTTGTGATCCCTCGGGAGGGAGGTACCCCTCGCCAACTCACCGAAGGCGAGTACGATCACCACAGCAGTCTCGCCTGGAGTAAAAATAACGATGCAATTTACTTCTCAGCCAATCGTCATCCCGATCACGAAATTGAGCTGATGAACTCAGAAATTTACAAGGTAAGCCTAAAAAACGGCAACATCGAGCAGATTACCGAACGCTATGGTCCCGACCATCACCCACAGATGTCTCCAGATGGTACAAAGCTGGCCTATTTGGGTTTTGAGGATCAGAAGCTCGGATACCAACAACATACTCTGCGCGTCCTGGATCTCAATAGCGGGAAGTCTCGTAAAATAAAAACTGCCAAGGATCGCAGCATCTCCAACTTCCACTGGCTGGGCGATAGTAAGCGAATTGCCTATAGCTACGACGATCACGGCTCCACCAAAATAGCCATCAAGAAAATTGGTTCCAGCGAAACCTTGATGGCCAGCGACGCTGGAGGCCTTTCGCTGGGGCGCCCATACTCCGGTGCCAATTTTGCAGTCTCCAAACGCGGGGACATCGCCTACACACAAACAACCCCTCAGAATCCCGCCGAACTGGCTCTAGCGCGCAACGGCAAAACCCAGGCACTCACCGAGCTCAATGGCGACCTGATGCCACTGCGCGAGATGGCAAATATTGAGGAGATCAACTACAAATCGAGCTTTGACGGCCGAGATGTTCAGGGCTGGGTCGCTTACCCACCCAATTTCGACCCCGAGAAGAAGTATCCCCTTCTATTGGAAATTCACGGTGGTCCCTTCTCTAATTACGGCCCCAGATTTGCCGCCGAAGTCCAGTTATTTGCCGCTGCTGGTTATGTTGTTCTGTACACTAACCCCCGTGGCTCCACCAGCTACGGCCATGAATTTGCCAACTTAATTCACCATAACTACCCGAGCCAGGATTACGACGACCTGATCTCTGGCGTCGACGCTGTAATTTCTCAAGGTTATATTGATGAAGAGCAGCTATTTGTTACTGGTGGCAGTGGTGGGGGTACACTGACAGCCTGGATTATTGGCAAAACCGATCGCTTCAGAGCTGCTGTTGTTGCCAAGCCTGTCATCAACTGGGAGAGCTTCGTTTTAACTGCCGATTATTCGAGGTTTTTTACCAGCTACTGGTTTTCAGGCATGCCCTGGGAAAAACCTGAGGAATACCGCCGCCGTTCACCACTCACTTACGTTGGAAATGTTACCACTCCCACCATGCTCTTAACTGGGGAAGAGGATTACCGCACACCGATGTCAGAAACGGAACAGTTTTATCAAGCGCTTAAACTTAATGATGTTGACGCTGCCATGGTTCGCATTCCTGGGGCATCCCACAGTATTGCTGCCAGGCCAAGTCAGTTAGTGGCAAAAGTTGCATCGATTCTATATTGGTTTGATCAACACAAACCCGATAGGGAGAATGAGAGTGAGTATATAGTGAGCAATTAA